In Gimesia benthica, a single window of DNA contains:
- the ccoN gene encoding cytochrome-c oxidase, cbb3-type subunit I: MSAETTLENATQDSNLEKFVYDDQISRMFALATLVWGVVAFLVGIVIATELAFPSVNLGLDFITFGRLRPLHTNAAIFAFAGNAIFTAVYYSTQRLCRARMWSDMLSRLHFWGWQLIILAAALTLPLGITQSKEYAELEWPIDLAIAVVWVGFFGVNFFMTLARRRERHMYVALWFYIATIVTVALLHVFNNLVVPIGLFKSYSVYAGVQDAFMQWWYGHNAVAFFLTTPFLGLMYYFLPKAANRPIFSYKLSILHFWSLVFIYIWAGPHHLHYTALPQWASTLGMLFSIMLWMPSWGGMINGLLTLRGAWQKVTSDPVLKFFVVGITFYGMSTFEGPVLSIKSVNALSHYTDWTIAHVHAGALGWNGFMTFGMMYWLLPRLFQTELYSTRLANLHFWLGTVGILLYIFPIYVAGLTQGLMWRAITDTGQLAYPNFVETVRVLIPLYVIRAVGGVVYLSGALLLSYNFFQTWKRRPANYEEVEHYAPALEPHYDDDPAPQSRLSGVLEVAKKLDVFEQLVWHRRWERLPRLMTIWVIIAVVAASLFEIIPTFLIRSNVPTIATVTPYTPLELAGRDIYVAEGCYNCHSQMIRPMLAETKRYGEYSKPGEFVYDHPFQWGSRRIGPDLAREGGKQSNLWHLIHFRDPEKMTKGSIMPPYPWLEKRKLNFKTIPDRVWAASYLGAPYDKAALSDSITLAKQQAKAIADDIERQKGPSGLEDKQVVALIAYLQRLGTDLFKTPKSPNPSAEPAPAADNKTARAEPASTR, encoded by the coding sequence GTGTCGGCTGAAACGACTTTAGAAAACGCCACTCAGGACAGTAATCTGGAAAAGTTTGTTTACGATGACCAGATTTCCCGGATGTTTGCCCTGGCAACGCTGGTGTGGGGAGTAGTCGCCTTTCTGGTGGGGATCGTCATTGCGACCGAACTCGCGTTTCCTTCCGTGAACCTGGGGCTGGACTTCATCACTTTTGGCCGCCTGCGACCGCTGCATACGAACGCAGCCATCTTTGCCTTTGCCGGCAACGCCATCTTCACCGCCGTCTATTACTCGACGCAGCGTCTGTGCCGGGCCCGCATGTGGAGCGACATGTTGTCACGACTGCATTTCTGGGGCTGGCAGTTGATTATTCTGGCAGCCGCACTGACCCTGCCTTTAGGCATCACGCAGAGTAAGGAATACGCCGAGTTGGAATGGCCCATCGACCTGGCGATCGCCGTAGTCTGGGTCGGTTTCTTTGGTGTGAACTTCTTTATGACGCTGGCCCGTCGACGCGAACGGCACATGTATGTGGCCCTCTGGTTCTACATCGCCACGATTGTGACTGTCGCGCTGCTGCATGTGTTCAACAACCTGGTCGTACCGATTGGCCTGTTCAAGAGCTATTCCGTTTATGCCGGTGTGCAGGATGCTTTTATGCAGTGGTGGTACGGGCATAACGCGGTGGCCTTCTTCCTGACAACGCCGTTCCTGGGGCTGATGTATTACTTCCTGCCCAAGGCGGCAAACCGACCGATCTTCTCCTATAAGTTAAGTATTCTGCACTTCTGGTCGCTGGTCTTCATTTATATCTGGGCCGGTCCGCACCACCTGCACTACACTGCGCTGCCTCAATGGGCTTCAACTCTGGGTATGCTGTTTTCGATCATGCTCTGGATGCCTTCCTGGGGGGGAATGATCAACGGACTGCTGACCCTGCGCGGGGCCTGGCAGAAAGTGACTTCCGATCCGGTCCTGAAATTCTTCGTGGTCGGCATCACGTTTTACGGGATGTCTACTTTTGAAGGCCCCGTGCTGTCGATCAAATCTGTGAATGCCCTGTCACACTACACCGACTGGACCATCGCCCACGTGCATGCGGGCGCCCTGGGCTGGAACGGGTTCATGACTTTCGGCATGATGTACTGGCTGCTGCCACGACTATTTCAGACCGAACTCTACAGTACACGGCTGGCAAATCTGCATTTCTGGCTGGGAACAGTCGGGATCCTGCTGTATATCTTCCCGATCTATGTCGCCGGGCTGACTCAGGGACTGATGTGGCGGGCCATCACCGATACCGGTCAGCTGGCTTATCCCAACTTCGTGGAAACGGTTCGCGTGCTGATCCCGTTATACGTGATCCGCGCAGTCGGCGGGGTCGTTTATCTCTCCGGGGCACTGCTGCTGAGCTACAACTTCTTCCAGACCTGGAAGAGGCGTCCTGCGAACTACGAAGAAGTCGAACATTACGCTCCCGCGCTGGAGCCACATTATGATGACGATCCGGCTCCCCAGTCTCGTCTGTCGGGTGTGCTGGAAGTCGCCAAGAAGCTGGATGTCTTTGAACAACTCGTGTGGCACCGTCGCTGGGAACGGCTCCCCCGCCTGATGACCATCTGGGTGATCATCGCTGTGGTGGCTGCATCGCTGTTCGAAATCATTCCGACCTTCCTGATCCGGTCCAACGTGCCGACCATCGCGACGGTGACACCTTACACACCACTGGAGTTAGCCGGACGGGACATCTACGTAGCGGAAGGTTGTTACAACTGTCATTCGCAGATGATTCGTCCCATGCTGGCAGAGACCAAGCGGTATGGTGAATATTCCAAACCGGGTGAATTCGTTTACGACCATCCGTTTCAGTGGGGTTCGCGTCGCATCGGTCCCGACCTGGCACGCGAAGGGGGCAAGCAGTCCAATCTCTGGCATCTGATTCATTTCCGTGATCCGGAAAAGATGACCAAAGGTTCGATCATGCCACCTTATCCGTGGCTGGAAAAACGTAAGCTGAATTTCAAGACGATTCCGGACCGCGTCTGGGCCGCTTCCTACCTGGGAGCTCCTTACGACAAAGCCGCCTTGAGCGATTCCATCACGTTGGCCAAGCAGCAGGCGAAAGCAATCGCTGATGACATTGAACGTCAGAAAGGTCCCTCGGGCCTGGAAGACAAACAGGTCGTCGCGCTGATCGCCTACCTGCAGCGTCTGGGAACGGATCTGTTCAAGACTCCGAAATCCCCGAATCCATCCGCTGAACCCGCACCAGCGGCCGATAATAAGACCGCCCGGGCAGAACCAGCGTCAACG
- a CDS encoding DUF1553 domain-containing protein — protein MAIAALTLTNLQDLSAEEAPLKDHEVEFFETKIRPVLIKHCYECHAAEAKSIRGGLLLDTRAGTLQGGDSGPSVVPGKPEESMLLESLRFESYEMPPSGKLSDEIIQDFETWIKMGAPDPRKGESKVVSQQIDIEQGRQFWSFQPVKQSNPPQVTEQAWKQSPIDAFIRSQQQALQPSELADRTTLVRRLYYDLTGLPPTPAQIDEYLNDTSEDATARLVEQLLGSPHFGERWGRYWLDVARFSQSTGGGRSLLYNSAWRYRNYVIDSFNEDKPFHQFIKEQIAGDLLDSDDIRERQDQLIATAFLLLGPTNYEQQDKEQLRMDVIDEQIQTIGRSFLGMTLGCARCHDHKFDPIPASDYYALAGILRSTRVLTPGNVSGWTKRPLPLPGQQEQARIEYEKALAQLTSAQKASQKELKQLKAELNTITLDDSSATLVGDWKQSTFYKDFIGKGYIHDQQQAKGKKLVKFTPRQLKSGRYDVQLAYNSAESRASRVPVTIKTATGQQTVYVNQRVQPTDGTFASLGKFDFRGTEEEEIVVSNEGTDGYVIVDAIRFVSIPVSTSASETEPEINPEYEQTLSKIKATQRKIKSIRDEIAERKQNAPPEVPEIMSVYEGEEPGDYHLLIRGNVHQLGKKVPRGFLTVAQTESAPAIPADASGRLQLAEWVASPENPLTARVYANRVWQHLFGAGLVRTVDNFGVRGETPSHPELLDYLAQRLIENGWSTKALIREIVLSRTYRLSSHSTAAQRAADPDNRLLTHQNHRRLDAEAIRDTILFVSGDLDLKQHDQTVRPGTKSEYGYEFKNNYRSVYIPVFRNRLHELLAVFDFPDPNLSVGRRNTSTLSTQALYLMNNPFVMQQAEQIARRVHHDYPADQSARINALFRIMLGRLPYATEKANAERFLKLSQTETASEQIEAWTAFCQTMIACIDFRYIQ, from the coding sequence ATGGCTATAGCAGCATTAACACTCACGAACCTGCAGGATCTTTCCGCAGAAGAAGCCCCGCTCAAGGATCATGAGGTCGAATTCTTCGAAACGAAAATTCGACCGGTTCTGATCAAACACTGCTACGAATGTCACGCTGCGGAAGCGAAATCGATTCGAGGCGGACTGTTGCTGGACACCCGCGCGGGAACCTTGCAGGGGGGCGATTCCGGCCCTTCTGTTGTCCCCGGGAAACCTGAAGAGAGCATGCTGCTCGAATCACTGCGGTTCGAGAGTTATGAAATGCCTCCGTCCGGGAAGCTCTCCGATGAAATCATTCAGGATTTCGAGACCTGGATCAAAATGGGGGCTCCCGATCCACGCAAAGGCGAAAGCAAGGTCGTCAGCCAGCAGATCGATATTGAACAGGGTCGGCAGTTCTGGTCCTTCCAGCCTGTAAAGCAATCGAACCCTCCCCAGGTCACAGAACAGGCCTGGAAGCAGAGTCCCATTGATGCTTTCATTCGTTCGCAGCAGCAGGCTTTGCAACCGTCGGAACTCGCCGATCGGACGACTCTGGTACGCCGCCTGTATTACGACTTAACAGGTCTGCCTCCGACTCCCGCACAGATCGATGAGTATCTGAACGATACCAGCGAGGATGCAACGGCCCGCCTGGTCGAACAACTGCTGGGTTCCCCACATTTCGGTGAACGCTGGGGCCGCTACTGGCTGGACGTGGCACGCTTTTCTCAGTCGACGGGCGGAGGTCGTTCGCTGCTCTACAACTCCGCCTGGCGATATCGGAACTATGTAATCGACTCTTTCAACGAAGACAAGCCGTTCCATCAGTTCATCAAGGAACAGATCGCCGGCGACCTGCTGGACTCAGACGACATCCGCGAGCGTCAGGACCAACTCATTGCGACCGCCTTTCTGCTGCTGGGACCGACCAATTACGAACAGCAGGATAAAGAACAATTGCGGATGGACGTAATCGATGAGCAGATTCAGACCATCGGTCGATCCTTCCTTGGAATGACACTTGGCTGTGCCCGTTGCCACGATCACAAGTTCGATCCCATTCCCGCTTCCGATTATTACGCCCTGGCCGGCATTCTCCGCAGCACCAGGGTGCTGACCCCCGGTAATGTTTCCGGCTGGACGAAGCGTCCGTTGCCACTACCGGGACAGCAGGAACAGGCGCGTATCGAGTATGAGAAAGCCCTGGCACAACTCACGTCCGCGCAGAAGGCCAGCCAGAAAGAATTGAAACAACTGAAGGCAGAACTGAATACGATCACACTCGATGATTCGTCTGCGACCCTGGTCGGAGACTGGAAGCAATCCACGTTCTATAAAGACTTCATCGGCAAAGGCTATATCCACGACCAGCAACAAGCCAAAGGCAAAAAGCTGGTCAAATTCACGCCGCGACAGCTCAAGTCAGGGCGTTACGATGTGCAGCTGGCTTACAACTCCGCTGAGTCCCGGGCTTCGCGTGTGCCCGTCACCATTAAGACCGCAACCGGTCAACAGACAGTGTATGTCAACCAGCGGGTACAACCGACGGACGGCACATTCGCCTCTCTGGGTAAGTTTGACTTCCGGGGAACAGAGGAAGAAGAAATCGTTGTCTCGAATGAAGGCACCGATGGCTACGTGATCGTTGATGCGATCCGTTTCGTGTCGATTCCCGTCAGCACCTCTGCCAGCGAAACAGAACCAGAAATCAATCCCGAATACGAGCAGACCTTAAGCAAGATCAAAGCCACGCAGCGTAAAATCAAATCCATTCGGGACGAGATTGCCGAACGCAAGCAGAACGCGCCTCCGGAAGTGCCGGAAATCATGTCGGTCTACGAAGGGGAGGAACCTGGTGATTACCATCTGCTGATTCGCGGGAATGTGCATCAACTGGGCAAGAAGGTCCCGCGCGGATTTCTCACTGTCGCCCAGACTGAGTCGGCTCCGGCGATTCCCGCTGATGCCAGCGGGCGTCTGCAACTGGCGGAATGGGTTGCCAGCCCGGAGAATCCACTGACCGCCCGCGTGTATGCGAATCGCGTCTGGCAGCATCTGTTCGGTGCCGGACTGGTGCGAACCGTGGATAACTTTGGAGTACGGGGAGAAACACCCTCGCACCCCGAACTGCTCGACTACCTGGCACAGCGTCTGATCGAAAATGGCTGGTCAACCAAGGCCCTGATTCGTGAAATTGTTCTGTCGCGAACCTATCGGCTCTCGAGTCATTCCACGGCTGCACAGCGTGCTGCCGATCCGGACAATCGCCTGCTCACCCATCAGAACCACCGACGACTGGATGCCGAAGCGATTCGCGACACGATTCTGTTTGTCAGCGGTGACCTCGACCTCAAGCAGCACGATCAGACGGTTCGTCCCGGTACGAAATCAGAATACGGTTACGAGTTCAAGAACAATTACCGTAGCGTCTACATCCCGGTGTTCCGCAATCGTCTGCACGAGCTGCTGGCAGTCTTCGACTTCCCCGATCCCAATCTGTCTGTAGGACGCCGGAATACGAGTACTCTGTCCACACAGGCACTGTATCTGATGAATAACCCCTTCGTGATGCAGCAGGCCGAGCAGATCGCACGGCGCGTACATCACGACTATCCCGCCGATCAGTCAGCCCGCATCAATGCCTTGTTCAGGATCATGCTGGGACGTCTGCCATACGCAACAGAGAAGGCAAATGCAGAGCGATTCCTGAAACTGTCGCAGACAGAAACCGCTTCGGAACAGATCGAAGCCTGGACCGCCTTCTGTCAGACCATGATTGCCTGTATTGATTTTCGCTACATTCAATAA
- a CDS encoding DUF1501 domain-containing protein, whose translation MSVQYNPVTRRQLLRSSACGFGALALNGMLSQARGNTPSPITGNPLAPRQPMFPARAKRIIFIFMQGGPSQVDTFDYKPLLEEKNGEKMEFKNSRSIAKTGTYGKEQIMQSPWKFRQYGESGHWVSDLFPEIGRHVDDLCFIHSMHTNGVAHGPSTLFLHTGTTNLIMPSIGSWITYGLGTENENIPGFITISPSYGNGGPRNYSNAFLPSHYQGTALGRAGQPASEARFNNITNGQVPLRKQRQQLALLQSLNRDQLQSYREDDELAAVVNSFELAFRMQQHAPGLTDLSQESPATLKMYGIGDEATDDFGRQCLLARRMAEAGTRYIQVNYSDNANTPRWDQHSKIQKHEIHARATDKPVAGLIADMKQRGLLEDTLIWWGGEFGRNPFKQGADGRDHNPKGFTHFLCGGGVKPGFSFGATDEFGHEAVENKVHMHDMHATLLHLLGIDHEKLTYRHAGRDFRLTDVEGRIVHDLFA comes from the coding sequence ATGTCAGTTCAATATAACCCTGTGACACGACGTCAACTGCTGCGTTCTTCCGCCTGCGGTTTCGGAGCGCTGGCCCTGAACGGAATGCTTTCCCAGGCACGGGGTAATACGCCCAGTCCCATTACCGGTAATCCACTGGCACCCCGGCAGCCGATGTTCCCGGCCCGGGCCAAGCGGATCATCTTTATCTTTATGCAGGGGGGCCCCAGTCAGGTCGATACTTTCGATTATAAACCGCTGCTCGAAGAGAAGAACGGCGAGAAAATGGAATTCAAGAATTCCCGCAGCATCGCCAAGACAGGAACCTACGGCAAAGAACAGATCATGCAGTCCCCCTGGAAATTCCGTCAGTACGGGGAGAGCGGGCACTGGGTATCCGATCTGTTTCCGGAAATCGGACGTCACGTGGATGACCTCTGTTTCATTCACAGTATGCACACCAATGGTGTCGCCCATGGTCCGAGCACGCTGTTTCTGCACACCGGGACTACGAATCTGATCATGCCTTCGATTGGCTCCTGGATTACTTATGGCCTGGGAACGGAAAACGAAAACATCCCCGGTTTCATTACAATATCTCCCTCTTACGGCAATGGTGGCCCGCGCAATTACTCCAACGCGTTTCTACCTTCACATTACCAGGGAACGGCACTGGGGAGAGCTGGGCAACCCGCCAGTGAGGCCCGCTTTAATAATATCACCAATGGTCAGGTTCCTCTGAGGAAGCAGCGTCAGCAACTGGCATTACTGCAGTCGCTGAACCGCGATCAGCTGCAGTCCTATCGGGAAGATGATGAACTGGCAGCGGTTGTCAATTCGTTCGAACTCGCATTCCGCATGCAGCAACATGCTCCGGGACTGACCGATCTTTCTCAGGAATCTCCAGCAACACTCAAAATGTACGGCATTGGGGATGAAGCAACCGACGACTTTGGACGCCAGTGCCTGCTGGCACGTCGAATGGCTGAGGCGGGGACCCGCTATATTCAGGTCAACTATTCTGATAATGCGAATACACCCCGCTGGGACCAGCACAGCAAAATTCAGAAGCACGAGATCCACGCCCGGGCAACCGACAAGCCGGTCGCGGGGTTGATCGCTGATATGAAACAGCGCGGTCTACTGGAAGACACTCTGATCTGGTGGGGAGGCGAATTCGGTCGTAACCCATTCAAACAGGGCGCCGATGGTCGCGATCACAATCCGAAAGGCTTTACCCATTTCCTGTGTGGCGGCGGTGTCAAACCTGGTTTTTCCTTTGGGGCGACCGATGAATTCGGGCATGAAGCGGTCGAGAATAAGGTCCACATGCACGACATGCACGCCACGCTGCTGCACCTGCTGGGGATCGATCATGAAAAGCTGACCTACCGACACGCCGGTCGCGACTTCCGCCTGACCGATGTGGAAGGTCGCATCGTCCACGATCTGTTCGCCTGA